The Lepeophtheirus salmonis chromosome 2, UVic_Lsal_1.4, whole genome shotgun sequence region acatgatcttcttttttttgtagctgTTGCTCGCCCCTTTAAATCGGCAGACACTTTGGAAGTTActactttatattttcattcactcccgatgttatattaatatattatataagtgaAACACATTGAATTAACAGATTGAATAAGCCAGGGAGTGCTCTTGAACAAGCCACCTCCAATTTCTCTATAACAATTTGCGCGCGTGTATCGTCACAATATATGAAGCTAGACGTGCATGCGTTTTATCTGTTGAACAGTTTTGGCTAATGTAGGTTCTCGTTCTATACACAGTCACACATCTGCATCAGTTCCTtaagtttttgatattatttatattttgaaccaTGGTTAAAGGTGGAAACAACATTactattcaagaaaaaaaattaaaggaaccCAAATCTCCTTCGTCTCGTTCAAAGTCACGCAAAAGAAGTGTAAGAAAATTCAGGAGACCTCCTGAGGAAACATCTCAAAAGAATGTCACTTCCTCAAGAAAAAGTACAGGTAGTGTGAAAGAGCTTCACGAGCCCAATTCAAAAGAATCTATGAAAAACTGGACTCGAGAGTGGATATGGAATTCCTTGGAAAATGATGATTCCTCCTTGTGCCTGTTTCCTCGACCCGTCTTTGGGAAAGTTCCTCACTTTTTAAATACACTGGACGCAGCAAGGTTATTGACAGGTCTAAGGGTAAATATGGAGAGGCTTTGATTTTGTACATGTGctaatatttgtgtattttacaAAGGAATTCAAAAATGCTAATGTAATTAGAGTTGGATCTTCCATGTGTCTCATGCCTTTGAGAGAGTTAGTCCTACGGAAAAAGAAGTTATTATATTCCAATGTTAGGGACCATCTCAATAGGGATTATCTATATTGTATAAAGTCGAAAGATTTGAAGAGCAATAAGGATTTTGAAATCGCTAAAACAAAAAGAGGGTTGTTCATATATGGAAAACCCTTGAAAATTGGTTTAAAGAattctatagaaaaaattaacatgtttgTTGTTGGATCTGTTGCTGTCTGTAGGAATGGTGTACGGTTAGGAGATGGGAAAGGCTTAGTGGATCTTGATTGGGGCATGTTGTATGATGTTGGAGTGGTAGATAATAACACCATAGTCGTCACATTGGTAACTGATGATCAAATTGTTCGTGATGACCTTTTGCCCAGCTGGGTTCGAAATGAACGAGACTTGACAGTTGATATTATAGTCACACCAACCAAAGTATTGCACGTTGATCAGAAACTAAAAAAACCCTGTTGTGGGATACTGCCAAGCCTGCTAACAGacgaaataaaagaaacttttcCGAGTTTAAGAATTTATGATTCTGATTTTACAACGTTTATCGCTTCCAGGGGATCTCTCAAGGCTTTGACCTAAATCCACGAtgtttttaatcttgtaaacaagactcCGAGATCATCCTAGTACCCCATGATCTCTTCGACACTCACTTgggagtatttatattttaatggagcaGTCGATACAAAGAGTGATGATatcattgttcaaaaaaaaataattcatgaatataatttaataaataaacatttttaagcaaaatactatcattgtaaattgaattaaaatatataatctcaTATATCAAGTATTAAGtatcattttttggccaaatggACCTTTGGTGAAATGTTCGATTGGAAAATTGACCTTCGTTCAAAAGTCCGTTCGGCGAAATATCATTcgttaaaaaaaccttttgttcACTTGTACTAGAACTAATaggtatatagtatatattggcaatttcatttttaagaaattgtgGCTAACGTTACACAGATACAAATCTATATATAcgcatttaataaaatattactaagtaatattagaatataaagcagtatcaaataaaatactatgcaagattttaatattatgaaataaagattAATGAATAAGTCTTATGACAGCAACTTGCACTTAATACATgtgtgtgcgtctaaaactgaacactcctttaaattttacgccatgtacatattcgtgatttcattgagttgaaaccggtttatactccagcaaaatctaaaaagcaacagtgaaacaacagctgataatatggagagacgtcgagtcgcaattttggaactttctgcgTGGGGAAAACTCcaactgaaattgccaaggttctgaactgcagccgcaccaccgtttacagcgtggtagccaaagagACTCCTGAGGcaaccacaagatctaagtccaggcctcgaaggtcggacgaaatggttgctgccgtgaaaagttctgtcgaggacaagagagggaAGCTCACCGTCATCGACCTCTCCAGGGaattcaacgtcagcagaaggactaTGGACCGGCTatttaagaaagatcttggccttaaggtctacaagagagcCCCTCGTCAAGctctcaagcctgtagacaaggaaaaacgtctcgcaaggtcgaagattcttctcaacaagcttaagaaaaagccagTCGATGTCGTCGTTTTGTTCAGTGATGGGACGCCCTTCAGCCGAGGCGAGATGGTGGCCAACGACACAGGATTTTATCAGGCGGAGTCTCTCGGTGCCAGAGATGATGTCGTGGTGCATGTGGGTAAGGAACGGCACTTTGGCAACCTCCAGGTCCTGGCAGTTGTTGCGTCCGACGGTTAGAATTGGAATCTCATCTTCTTGGAGGGCCAAGAGAGGCTTAACTCCGAGACGTACTACCAATACTTGAAGGACAAAGTGTTCCCTTGGGCCAGGGCTACTTCTGGGGACAGGTGATCGTGGCAGCAGGATAGTTCCAGCTACCACACTAGCAACTTTACCCAATAGTTCCTTCAGATAGAGACTCCAGCCTTCTTCGATCAGAATTCTTAGccgcctcactcgcctgattgttcgccgcttgacttcgccgtgtttgggcgtttaaaggggatgctgtcgggagtccaatacaagtccaaggaccagctgaagtctgccctcaagaatgcctgagccaacctcgaccagagcttcatcgccaagtcatggAGCAAGTTctggtccaggctggagttggcagtggagaacatgggcggccatattgaatagacatgtgtctaaaactctcatctttcatgttaaataaagtaattcgtcgaccactttaaaaattacaaaattatttaactatttcagagtgttcagttttagacgcgcacaaaTGTATTTCGCCCAAACAtgctcatattttttaattatgcttGTTGCATATGATTCATGCAACCTCCATCTTT contains the following coding sequences:
- the LOC121132157 gene encoding methenyltetrahydrofolate synthase domain-containing protein, with amino-acid sequence MVKGGNNITIQEKKLKEPKSPSSRSKSRKRSVRKFRRPPEETSQKNVTSSRKSTGSVKELHEPNSKESMKNWTREWIWNSLENDDSSLCLFPRPVFGKVPHFLNTLDAARLLTGLREFKNANVIRVGSSMCLMPLRELVLRKKKLLYSNVRDHLNRDYLYCIKSKDLKSNKDFEIAKTKRGLFIYGKPLKIGLKNSIEKINMFVVGSVAVCRNGVRLGDGKGLVDLDWGMLYDVGVVDNNTIVVTLVTDDQIVRDDLLPSWVRNERDLTVDIIVTPTKVLHVDQKLKKPCCGILPSLLTDEIKETFPSLRIYDSDFTTFIASRGSLKALT